GAATAGCTATACATCAATTGCATGATGTGATCATGTCTTTTACCCTAGTACCTCCTCCTCTTTGTCTTTGTTCTTTTCCAACAAACAAGCCTTCTGCAAAACATAGAAGATGTTAAGTATCACCACAAGCTTCAATGCATCAAATCACAAAGTCAAGGTCAAGGTTTACAAGCATATAGTGTTGACCCCTCGCTTTCCCAACTCCTTATGCTCTCACTTACATTTTAAGCTCAATATCATAAGCTTGCCTTTTCAGGCTCATCAATTATTACACATTACGCCTCCTTCTAAAAGGGGTACCTTGTCTAAAAGCATTGTCTCGAAAATGTCTCTTTAAACCTCCTCATCAATTGAGGGGTAACTATTATGCCTAAAAGCCTCGCCAGATCAACCACTTTGACCAAGAAAAGCTCACCTACAAAGAAGCCTACCAAATTCCCATACGCTCCTCATATGGGCGATTACCATGTCATATGAAGGTCCATTCAGAGGCTTCTTTAATTATATCACATAATTGACTTCAAAGACTAGGGCATACCTTATACAATCACATTCTAATACAACACCCCAAGGTCTACTAGTAGCATTCCTTGGTCCTACGTTATAGGACACCTTCCCAAAGGGGATCCATACcaagcttatatatataaaccttTTTGTATCCAAGAAAATCCTAAGCATTCCACACACAAGTTTCAACAACCCGAAACTTTTAATGAATATTCACACATCATTATAAACCACATGCAACCACTGCCTCTAAATCtatagatataaaatttaaaatttgaagcatTAATCgttgttaaataattaaatataaaaaatcaaacgTTTTAATTAGTAGAGATAAATTTCAACGCCTGAGAGGCCGGTCCCAGATCTAAGGCCATCATCTCATCTTCAAATTAATGGCATCATCGTAATTCTCagtcaaaatataatataaaattaagaaagaaaaacaatatatataaaaaaatgacaactttctattttctaaaaggaaaaatgaaataaataaaataaagaagcaTTGCTATCTGGTATTTGCTATTGCTTATAGGATTCGTCAACTTTTCTTTCCCTctgaaaagaggaaaaaagaaaaacaaaaaacaaaagaaaaggaaaaatgtcaACTTTTCCTCTCTATAACTCTCACGGTCACCCCACTTTCTCTCTGTTTCTCTGATCCATCAAagtgttttcttttccttttttttttaatatcttttttttgttttacatttCTTCTGCTTATTTGATTCATCACTCTAGCTATTACCCTTTTCAAGTCTTTCATACTTTCCTCACTACTTTTCCAACAAACCCAATCTGAAATTCACTTCTTTTGATCAAAACTACTTGGTCCAAAACTTCAAGTATCCAAAAGCCTCAGGAATCCCAttgttttccttttcccttttttgtttgtttctaagGGAAATGAGGGATGTTTTCATGGTTGGCAAGGATAGCTCTGGCTTGTTGGAGACCAGTGAGTCGATATGCCCGTATGAACAAGGATTACAACAATAGCAATAGTGATGAACTTGAAGaagattctttttctttacgtGACTCGCTTCTTTGGTGTAGAGACCTTGAAAAACACTCTTGTGGTGATTTTTCATTTGCTGTTGTTCAAGCCAATGAGATCATTGAAGATCATAGTCAAGTTGAGACTGGCAAAGATGCAATTTTTGTTGGTGTCTACGATGGACATGGTGGCCCTGATGCTTCTCGCTTTATCTCTGATCATctctttcaaaatttgattagtAAGTTtccctttttacttttttcctCTTGAAGTttgtcaatttcttttctttttgaagtgGATGCTTCAGAGTTGTTTAGGGGTTTCAATGATTTATGTTCTTTATTTATCCATAGTGAGTTGAGTTCTTGGGGATTTTTTTACCCTTGATTTTAACACTTGTAATTTTCTTTACATACGGTGGTAAAGTTATGACTTTCTGACTTTCTTCTTTAGTCTCAATGTCTTTAGCTATATTCTTTCAATATAAGcctcttgtttttgttttgagccATCTTGTATACATCTTTGCTTAGATTTCTTGGActgttatttgtttatttatttattcatttctttttccatgaTTGTTTGAATGTAGTTTATGTTGGTAGCCAAACTAGTTTTCATTTTTGCAGTCGGCTGTGATAGATGCTGGTTTAAAGCaatcttatatgaatttgtatttttCTGTTTGTCTATTTTCTTGgtgcaaaaaaaataaaaataaaaatattgatgtgTGATCACAGTGAGTAGGATTTTATTGGGAATTctaaatttggtaaataaaaattttgtttttaatggaAACATGTTAGGGCTTAAATATAATGTCAACTTGTCAACAAAGAAAGTTAACTTACACAGTAGTTGACTCTGGAAATTCATCATTTGGTTAACAAAGACTCACATTTATTCATTGGACTGTAATTAGAATGTAAAGGGAGCTCTGATACAAAAGATTGAACTGTATGATTATGTTCTTCATTCCAGAGTAAATGAATGCTTTCCTTTGTATTGCTTTTTGGTAATTCATTGTAGAAACTATCTTACATATATCATTTAGCAGGGCTTGCTCGAGCAAATGGAACCATTTCGGAAGATATTCTTAGAAATGCTTTCTCCGCAACTGAAGATGGGTTTCTCGCGCTTGTGCGTAGGTCTTGTGGAATAAAACCATTAATTGCTGCAATCGGATCTTGTTGTCTGGTTGGAGTTATATGGAGGGGGACGTTATATGTCGCTAATTTGGGTGATTCTCGAGCAGTAATCGGGTATTTAGGTAGGTCAAATAAGATAGTTGCTGAGCAGTTGACTAGAGATCATAATGCAAGTATAGAGGAGGTGAGACAGGAGCTGAGGTCGTTGCATCCAGATGATTCTCATATCGTTGTTATGAAGCATGGAGTGTGGCGTATTAAAGGCATCATTCAGGTATGCTCTCTTTTGTTCATTTGTATATATGATGTTTTCAGGTGGGATCACTACTAGAAAACACAAAAAGAAGGGCTTACTTTTCTCTTTACATAAGCGATAATGGAGCATAATTTGCGTGCATATGTTTTTAAGGTTGTTTGGAATGATATTACACCCCTGAGCAGATAGATATATACAAGCTGTTCTATGATTATCAAAGGATTGAGTCTTCAAATATCAGATTACGGGTCAAAATGTTGATTTGTTTACTGCCTTAATCTATTTCCTTTGACTTCATTGCTTAGGTAACCTCTTACGTCATTCAGTGTTAATTTCTCTCTGAATCTTAAGGATTCGTT
The sequence above is a segment of the Gossypium raimondii isolate GPD5lz chromosome 4, ASM2569854v1, whole genome shotgun sequence genome. Coding sequences within it:
- the LOC105779554 gene encoding probable protein phosphatase 2C 68 isoform X2; this translates as MFSWLARIALACWRPVSRYARMNKDYNNSNSDELEEDSFSLRDSLLWCRDLEKHSCGDFSFAVVQANEIIEDHSQVETGKDAIFVGVYDGHGGPDASRFISDHLFQNLIRLARANGTISEDILRNAFSATEDGFLALVRRSCGIKPLIAAIGSCCLVGVIWRGTLYVANLGDSRAVIGYLGRSNKIVAEQLTRDHNASIEEVRQELRSLHPDDSHIVVMKHGVWRIKGIIQVSRSIGDAYLKRPEFSLDPSFPRFHLSEPIRRPVLTAEPSLCTRVLQPSDKFLIFASDGLWEHLTNQQAVEIVSNSPRAGIARRLIKTALNEAARKREMRYDDLKKVDKGIRRFFHDDITVVVIFIDQESLSTKMPVLEQSVKGFADSIGPSNFNIL
- the LOC105779554 gene encoding probable protein phosphatase 2C 68 isoform X1; protein product: MFSWLARIALACWRPVSRYARMNKDYNNSNSDELEEDSFSLRDSLLWCRDLEKHSCGDFSFAVVQANEIIEDHSQVETGKDAIFVGVYDGHGGPDASRFISDHLFQNLITGLARANGTISEDILRNAFSATEDGFLALVRRSCGIKPLIAAIGSCCLVGVIWRGTLYVANLGDSRAVIGYLGRSNKIVAEQLTRDHNASIEEVRQELRSLHPDDSHIVVMKHGVWRIKGIIQVSRSIGDAYLKRPEFSLDPSFPRFHLSEPIRRPVLTAEPSLCTRVLQPSDKFLIFASDGLWEHLTNQQAVEIVSNSPRAGIARRLIKTALNEAARKREMRYDDLKKVDKGIRRFFHDDITVVVIFIDQESLSTKMPVLEQSVKGFADSIGPSNFNIL